In the genome of Saccharomonospora viridis DSM 43017, one region contains:
- a CDS encoding cold-shock protein, whose translation MPTGKVKWYDADKGFGFVTEDGGRDVYVRKSALPQGVETLKAGQRLEFGIAEGRRGPQALSVRLLDPLPSVAEARRRPAEELHGLIEDMIKLLEMRVQPVLRRGRYPERKNTKRIAEVMRAVARDLDP comes from the coding sequence GTGCCGACCGGCAAGGTCAAGTGGTACGACGCGGACAAGGGGTTCGGCTTCGTCACGGAGGACGGAGGCAGGGACGTCTACGTTCGGAAGTCCGCGCTGCCGCAGGGCGTCGAGACGCTGAAGGCCGGTCAGCGCCTGGAGTTCGGCATCGCCGAGGGCAGGCGCGGTCCCCAGGCTCTGTCCGTCCGGCTGCTCGACCCGCTGCCTTCTGTGGCTGAGGCACGGCGACGTCCAGCGGAGGAGCTGCATGGCCTCATCGAGGACATGATCAAACTGCTGGAGATGCGGGTTCAGCCGGTTCTGCGCAGGGGCCGTTATCCCGAGCGGAAGAACACCAAGCGCATCGCCGAGGTCATGCGCGCGGTCGCGCGTGACCTCGACCCGTAA
- a CDS encoding MFS transporter: protein MRSGRKGRRKWIPDEQVSHSSTPDPEGTRAPLTADNAPTGSVPVQPPPPPRGARPYRSTPPREALRTPPPRRSSGGPGTTPRHGSRHRYERYDTDGYAPGQPPEAFDPEPTTTRHGLEAAHERRLPKKLTVTRVAALRSRELSGQAIAAFRRATTADGADKSGLTSLTYAVMLNYASDAAMAVALANTLFFAASSGESRGKVALYLLITIAPFALVAPVIGPALDRIQRGRRLAMCVASAGQALMCVLMALNFDSWVLYPAALGKMVLSKSFMVLKAAVTPRVLPPEITLSKTNARLAVFGLAAGGVFGAIASGLNWAFGSSGALWFTALICAVGAVQAMRIPSWVEVTEGEVPASLTARLPKKAGRAPMARYVVVALWGNGSIRVLTGFLMMFAAFAVKAETESSGQTGFIQLLLLGIIGAAAGVGGFLGNALGSRMQFGKPDQVIIACLASVLASTIVATVASGLATAALVGLVGSTASSLSKNSLDAVIQQDMPEESRASAFGRSETVLQLAWVFGGAIGLLLPPTYWIGFLVVAVLLALGLAQTWAVRSGKSLLPTLRRRPSPGPDPRPSRVDS from the coding sequence ATGCGTTCCGGCCGCAAGGGTAGACGGAAATGGATCCCCGATGAGCAGGTGAGCCACTCGTCGACCCCTGATCCCGAGGGCACCCGAGCTCCCCTCACGGCCGACAACGCACCGACGGGTTCGGTCCCGGTGCAGCCACCGCCCCCACCCCGAGGCGCCCGGCCCTACCGCTCGACACCCCCGCGCGAGGCACTCCGCACCCCGCCGCCACGACGGTCCTCCGGCGGCCCCGGTACGACGCCCCGCCACGGGTCTCGGCACCGTTACGAGCGCTACGACACCGACGGTTACGCGCCTGGGCAGCCACCCGAGGCGTTCGACCCCGAACCGACCACGACCCGTCACGGCCTCGAAGCCGCTCACGAACGACGTCTGCCGAAAAAGCTCACGGTCACCCGTGTCGCGGCGCTCCGCAGCCGCGAGCTCAGCGGCCAGGCCATCGCCGCGTTCCGTCGCGCCACCACCGCCGACGGGGCCGACAAATCCGGCCTGACCTCACTGACGTACGCGGTGATGCTGAACTACGCCAGCGACGCCGCGATGGCCGTCGCGCTGGCCAACACGCTGTTCTTCGCGGCCAGCAGCGGCGAGAGCCGAGGCAAGGTGGCGCTCTACCTGCTCATCACCATCGCGCCGTTCGCCCTGGTGGCGCCGGTGATCGGCCCGGCCCTCGACAGGATCCAACGGGGACGCAGGCTGGCGATGTGCGTGGCCTCGGCGGGACAGGCGCTGATGTGCGTGCTCATGGCGCTCAACTTCGACAGCTGGGTGCTCTACCCCGCCGCGCTCGGCAAGATGGTGCTGTCGAAGTCGTTCATGGTGCTCAAGGCCGCCGTCACGCCCAGGGTGCTGCCACCGGAGATCACCCTGTCGAAGACCAACGCCAGACTCGCCGTGTTCGGCCTCGCCGCCGGGGGCGTGTTCGGCGCGATCGCCAGCGGGTTGAACTGGGCGTTCGGCTCCTCGGGAGCGCTGTGGTTCACCGCGCTCATCTGTGCTGTCGGCGCCGTGCAGGCCATGCGCATCCCGTCGTGGGTGGAGGTCACCGAGGGCGAGGTGCCCGCGTCGCTGACGGCCAGGCTGCCCAAGAAGGCCGGTCGTGCTCCGATGGCCCGGTACGTCGTGGTGGCGCTGTGGGGCAACGGCTCCATCCGCGTACTGACCGGGTTCCTCATGATGTTCGCCGCGTTCGCGGTGAAGGCCGAGACCGAGAGCAGCGGGCAGACCGGGTTCATCCAACTGCTGCTGCTCGGCATCATCGGCGCCGCCGCCGGTGTCGGCGGGTTCCTCGGCAACGCGCTCGGCTCCCGCATGCAGTTCGGCAAACCCGATCAGGTCATCATCGCGTGCCTGGCGAGCGTCTTGGCCTCCACCATCGTCGCCACCGTCGCCTCCGGGTTGGCCACAGCCGCACTCGTCGGACTCGTCGGCTCCACCGCCAGCTCGCTCTCGAAGAACAGCCTTGACGCCGTCATCCAACAGGACATGCCGGAGGAGTCGCGGGCGTCGGCGTTCGGCCGTTCCGAAACAGTGCTGCAACTGGCCTGGGTCTTCGGTGGCGCGATCGGGCTGTTGCTACCGCCCACCTACTGGATCGGCTTCCTCGTGGTGGCCGTGCTGTTGGCGCTCGGACTGGCGCAGACGTGGGCGGTCCGCAGCGGGAAGTCGCTGTTACCGACACTGCGACGCCGCCCGTCCCCCGGACCCGATCCACGGCCGAGCCGGGTCGACTCGTAG
- a CDS encoding HAD family hydrolase gives MSTCVGFDLDMTLIDPRPGMVVAMDRLAEESGLPLDGERFAAHLGPPLDEVLRGFGAPEERIPALVARFREIYPELVIPRTVALPGAVEALAAVRGLGGRTLVVTGKYARNAELHLRALGWVVDTLVGELWSTGKAAALTEHGADVFVGDHVGDIRGALAANAIAVGVTTGPCGKRELLDAGAHVVLESLAEFPAWLAEHSSRADVTPGGAPGSGRANPTPSRVE, from the coding sequence GTGAGCACGTGCGTGGGTTTCGACCTGGACATGACCCTCATCGATCCACGACCGGGAATGGTCGTGGCCATGGACAGGCTCGCCGAGGAGTCGGGCCTACCGCTCGACGGCGAGCGTTTCGCCGCCCATCTGGGACCGCCGCTGGATGAGGTGCTGCGGGGGTTCGGCGCCCCCGAAGAACGGATTCCCGCGCTCGTGGCGCGATTCCGGGAGATCTATCCGGAACTGGTCATCCCACGCACCGTGGCGCTGCCCGGTGCGGTCGAGGCGCTGGCCGCCGTGCGTGGCCTGGGTGGACGGACGCTCGTCGTCACCGGCAAGTACGCCCGTAACGCCGAACTGCACCTACGAGCGCTCGGTTGGGTGGTCGACACGCTGGTCGGAGAGCTGTGGTCGACCGGTAAGGCCGCGGCGCTGACCGAACACGGTGCCGACGTGTTCGTCGGTGATCATGTGGGCGACATCAGGGGAGCGCTGGCGGCGAACGCGATCGCGGTGGGAGTCACGACCGGGCCGTGCGGGAAGCGGGAACTGCTCGACGCGGGTGCGCACGTGGTGCTGGAATCACTCGCGGAGTTCCCGGCATGGCTCGCCGAGCACAGCTCTCGCGCCGATGTCACGCCTGGCGGTGCTCCCGGATCAGGGAGAGCAAACCCAACCCCAAGCCGAGTGGAGTGA
- a CDS encoding DUF2771 family protein, with the protein MRRSVVALVAAGAAVLTGCSAPQPPEVTFYTDGESVTAGPMSYCDALLTDCQVTDGDPVVLDARPGQRVQVSVPAEIAETPWLVIVQAYDPEGDLLPMQQEVFTDGTRHAHTVIPESAEHQILVVEVQQLGAAYAVDEKDEPILDENGQPQLVVRGVWSLQINPREQDARETESEESAD; encoded by the coding sequence ATGCGACGTTCAGTAGTGGCACTGGTCGCCGCTGGCGCGGCCGTCCTGACAGGGTGTTCTGCTCCCCAGCCGCCCGAGGTCACGTTCTACACCGACGGCGAAAGCGTCACCGCCGGCCCGATGAGCTACTGCGACGCCCTGCTCACCGACTGCCAGGTCACCGACGGCGACCCCGTCGTGCTCGACGCACGCCCGGGCCAGCGGGTCCAGGTGTCGGTGCCCGCCGAGATCGCCGAGACCCCCTGGTTGGTGATCGTGCAGGCCTACGACCCCGAGGGGGACCTGCTGCCGATGCAGCAGGAGGTGTTCACCGACGGAACCCGGCACGCCCACACGGTGATCCCCGAGTCCGCCGAACACCAGATCCTCGTGGTGGAGGTACAGCAGCTCGGCGCCGCCTACGCAGTGGACGAGAAGGACGAGCCGATCCTCGACGAGAACGGTCAGCCGCAACTCGTGGTGCGTGGCGTGTGGTCGTTGCAGATCAACCCGCGGGAACAGGACGCGCGGGAGACGGAGTCCGAGGAATCCGCCGACTGA
- a CDS encoding glutaminyl-peptide cyclotransferase, translated as MTVVAACGQPPKQHSGGNTAGAPRPERLRVEVVDVLPHDPEAFTQGLELVDDTLYEGTGLVGESTLRAGPLGGEPTTVVSLPAPLFGEGITVVDDRVWQLTWRDGIAIERDRTTLAELRRVHYEGEGWGLCHQDERDRLVMSDGTATLTFRDPDDFSVLGAVQVTDTGDPVVNLNELECVGDDVYANVWHTDDILRIDPDTGFVTARIDASDLLTPEEAADADVLNGIAALDGSDHFLVTGKLWPKMFTVRFVPTD; from the coding sequence ATGACGGTGGTGGCGGCATGCGGACAGCCCCCGAAACAGCATTCCGGAGGGAACACCGCGGGCGCGCCACGACCGGAACGACTGCGGGTCGAGGTCGTCGACGTGCTCCCCCACGACCCCGAGGCGTTCACCCAAGGTCTCGAACTGGTCGACGACACCCTCTATGAGGGGACCGGCCTGGTCGGCGAGTCGACGCTGCGAGCGGGGCCACTCGGTGGCGAGCCCACCACCGTCGTGTCCTTGCCCGCGCCCCTGTTCGGCGAGGGCATCACCGTGGTCGACGACCGGGTGTGGCAACTCACCTGGCGCGACGGCATCGCCATCGAACGCGACCGCACCACGCTGGCCGAACTCCGTCGCGTCCACTACGAGGGCGAGGGGTGGGGACTGTGCCACCAGGACGAGCGCGACCGGCTCGTGATGAGCGACGGCACGGCCACACTCACCTTCCGCGATCCCGACGACTTCTCCGTCCTCGGCGCCGTGCAGGTCACCGACACCGGCGACCCGGTCGTCAACCTCAACGAACTGGAATGCGTCGGCGACGACGTCTACGCCAACGTCTGGCACACCGACGACATCCTGCGCATCGACCCGGACACCGGATTCGTCACCGCTCGCATCGACGCGTCCGACCTCCTCACCCCGGAGGAGGCGGCCGACGCCGACGTGCTCAACGGCATCGCCGCACTCGACGGGTCGGACCACTTCCTCGTCACGGGCAAGTTGTGGCCGAAGATGTTCACGGTGCGATTCGTCCCAACGGACTGA